From a region of the Bacteroidia bacterium genome:
- a CDS encoding DUF2200 domain-containing protein, translating into MSNVKIFKTPFALVYPLYIQKVEKKGRTKAELDAIIFWLTGYDEQALLQQIEKNNDFETFFAQAPLINPNASKITGLICGYRVEEIEDELMQKIRYLDKLVDELAKGKAMDKILRK; encoded by the coding sequence ATGAGTAATGTAAAGATATTTAAAACTCCTTTTGCACTTGTATATCCGTTGTATATTCAAAAAGTGGAAAAGAAGGGGCGTACAAAAGCAGAACTAGATGCTATTATTTTTTGGCTAACGGGATATGATGAGCAAGCATTGCTACAACAAATCGAAAAGAATAATGATTTTGAAACCTTTTTTGCTCAGGCACCTCTTATTAATCCTAATGCCTCAAAAATCACAGGTTTAATTTGCGGTTATCGTGTTGAAGAAATTGAAGACGAACTCATGCAAAAAATCCGTTATTTAGATAAACTGGTTGATGAATTAGCTAAAGGAAAAGCAATGGATAAGATTTTAAGGAAATGA